One window of the Candidatus Jettenia sp. genome contains the following:
- a CDS encoding glycosyltransferase family 4 protein, which produces MNVLIGILMYPPDFTGAGLRIHRLYSNLRKKGVNKVYVITNSINKIEKKTRTYDGIEIIYIGCNKYAGRQTHIGKKFLKTMFVLRIFFRTTIAFLKLQSEVDIIHTVDSSWLSSLIGWYAFLVKKPLVKEIVSLGMDDPLTLQKTKLPLLKYFFLFPFHYARLVIVISPPLKDACITYGLPADKIWCRFNPIYLDSLHEESDTNIASRYLDFSARRILWVGVIIRRKNLEFLLNAAFYLKGKIQLLIVGPHPDEEYFREIISLSETITQETNGRIKISFLGRIDDRKELVALYKNSHLFWFASHNEGLGNVVIESLLCGTPIVTLPVNNIMNYVIQNTEDGEVVNTDDPRYFADIVNTCLHNNIYHRDQIAERAKKRFNHDQIENEYVFKFHDIMRLKMTDRYPEKTL; this is translated from the coding sequence ATGAATGTTTTAATTGGAATTTTAATGTATCCGCCGGACTTTACCGGGGCAGGTTTAAGAATTCACAGATTGTACTCTAACTTGCGGAAAAAAGGAGTAAACAAAGTCTATGTTATTACGAATAGCATAAACAAAATCGAGAAGAAAACAAGAACGTATGATGGTATAGAGATCATCTATATTGGTTGTAATAAATATGCCGGAAGGCAAACGCATATAGGAAAAAAGTTCCTGAAGACTATGTTTGTTTTGCGAATTTTTTTTAGAACTACGATAGCATTTTTAAAACTTCAGTCTGAAGTCGATATCATTCATACCGTTGATTCAAGTTGGCTCTCTAGTTTAATAGGCTGGTATGCCTTTTTAGTGAAAAAGCCTCTGGTAAAGGAGATTGTTTCGTTAGGTATGGACGATCCTTTAACGCTTCAGAAAACAAAACTCCCTCTTTTAAAATATTTTTTCTTATTTCCATTTCACTACGCCAGGTTAGTTATCGTGATATCTCCACCGTTAAAAGACGCATGCATAACCTATGGTTTACCGGCAGATAAAATCTGGTGCAGATTTAATCCAATCTATCTGGATAGCTTACATGAGGAGAGCGATACGAATATTGCTTCAAGATATTTAGACTTTTCTGCCCGCAGGATATTGTGGGTTGGGGTTATCATACGAAGAAAGAATCTTGAATTTCTCTTAAACGCAGCATTCTATCTGAAAGGAAAAATTCAGTTACTCATCGTAGGGCCACACCCTGATGAGGAGTATTTCCGTGAAATTATATCTTTATCGGAAACGATTACTCAGGAAACAAACGGCAGGATCAAAATTTCATTTTTGGGCAGAATAGACGATAGGAAAGAATTGGTTGCCCTGTATAAAAACTCACATTTATTTTGGTTCGCTTCACATAATGAGGGATTGGGTAATGTTGTAATTGAATCCCTACTCTGTGGAACACCCATTGTGACTTTACCCGTGAATAATATCATGAACTATGTAATTCAAAATACCGAAGATGGCGAAGTTGTAAATACCGATGATCCAAGGTATTTTGCGGATATTGTAAACACATGTTTACATAATAATATTTATCACAGAGATCAGATAGCTGAGAGAGCAAAAAAAAGATTTAACCATGATCAGATTGAAAATGAATATGTATTCAAGTTTCACGATATTATGAGATTGAAAATGACCGACAGGTATCCTGAAAAAACCCTGTAA
- a CDS encoding radical SAM protein, with translation MEAAIITTYRCPNKCYMCNVWKYPTKREEEFKPSLLEKLPSLEFANVTGGEPFLRDDIEEIISVLRKKAKRIVISTNGYFTQKILAIAQKNKNIGIRISIEGLPAANDELRGVKDGFDHGLRTLLELQRLGFKDIGFGITVSDRNAKDMIELYQLAKTMNVEFATAAVHNSYYFHKYDNEIQKKEEVITCFEEIVRDLLKSKKIKNLYRAYFNYGLINYIRGNKRLLPCEAGTENFFLDPWGDIRPCNGMEENIWFESMGNLKEKSFEEIWRGEKAKQIREKVKTCPKNCWMIGTAAPVMKKYFIKPTAWIIKNKMKTDRGKGREFGSLALEKDNKVQSCIN, from the coding sequence ATGGAAGCAGCGATAATTACAACGTACCGGTGTCCGAATAAATGTTATATGTGTAATGTCTGGAAGTATCCCACAAAGAGAGAAGAGGAATTCAAGCCATCGCTCTTAGAGAAACTTCCCTCTCTTGAATTTGCCAATGTCACAGGCGGAGAGCCATTCTTAAGGGATGATATCGAAGAGATTATTTCTGTATTACGGAAGAAAGCAAAAAGAATTGTAATTAGCACCAACGGGTATTTTACCCAAAAGATTTTAGCAATAGCACAAAAGAACAAAAACATTGGCATAAGAATAAGCATTGAAGGTTTGCCTGCTGCTAATGATGAACTCAGAGGAGTCAAAGATGGTTTTGACCATGGATTAAGGACACTGCTTGAGCTTCAGAGGCTTGGGTTTAAAGATATAGGGTTTGGTATTACTGTATCTGACAGAAATGCTAAAGATATGATTGAATTATATCAATTAGCCAAGACGATGAACGTTGAATTTGCAACTGCAGCGGTGCACAACTCATACTATTTCCATAAATACGATAATGAAATACAGAAAAAGGAGGAGGTAATCACCTGTTTCGAAGAGATCGTAAGAGATTTATTAAAAAGCAAAAAGATTAAAAACTTGTACCGAGCCTATTTCAATTACGGATTAATTAATTATATCAGAGGAAACAAGAGATTGCTTCCCTGCGAAGCAGGAACAGAGAATTTCTTTTTAGACCCCTGGGGTGATATCAGACCTTGCAACGGGATGGAAGAAAATATTTGGTTTGAGAGTATGGGTAATCTGAAGGAAAAATCTTTCGAGGAAATATGGCGAGGAGAGAAGGCAAAGCAGATAAGAGAAAAGGTAAAGACCTGTCCCAAGAATTGCTGGATGATCGGTACTGCTGCTCCTGTTATGAAGAAATATTTCATAAAACCAACTGCCTGGATAATAAAAAATAAGATGAAAACTGATAGGGGAAAAGGAAGGGAATTTGGAAGTTTGGCATTGGAAAAAGATAATAAAGTACAAAGCTGCATAAACTAA
- a CDS encoding glycosyltransferase family 4 protein, with product MIKITALGDRDSSPVQEGIETDRVNLYFQLIRRRRRKKLDEPKIKIVVLGTRGFPHVQGGIEAHCENLYPQLVKKGYDIIVLTRKPYVNPDIGIYKGIKLIPLPCPKNKFLETFLHTFIGVLVAKKFSPDILHIHAIGPSLFTPLARLLGLKVIMTNHGPDYQRKKWGKLARCVLKLSEKSGSTWANDIICVSETIAHHVKRKYNRYVNIIPNGVTITKIAQSSATLKNYALTKGRYILSVGRFVPEKGFHDLIEAFNQISTSISQSPGNTWKLVIIGCADHEDRYSMRLKDQADKNNNIILTGFLTGESLQEFYSHAGLFVIPSYYEGLPIVLLEAMSYGLSCIASDISANKNVELSENRFFKAGDVKGLAEKIQEYLDKPLCEEEKKEQITMIAERYNWDTIAHKTANVYKGIMNGKR from the coding sequence ATGATAAAAATTACTGCTCTTGGTGACCGTGACTCTTCCCCTGTTCAAGAAGGAATTGAAACAGATCGTGTAAATTTATATTTTCAACTGATCAGAAGGAGAAGAAGAAAAAAACTTGATGAGCCAAAGATAAAAATTGTTGTTCTCGGCACTCGTGGCTTTCCTCATGTACAGGGTGGTATAGAGGCACATTGCGAAAATCTTTATCCCCAACTTGTCAAAAAAGGTTATGATATAATCGTTCTAACGAGAAAGCCGTATGTTAATCCGGATATTGGTATATATAAAGGGATTAAGTTAATTCCTTTACCATGTCCAAAAAATAAATTCCTCGAAACATTCCTTCATACCTTTATCGGAGTTCTCGTTGCCAAGAAGTTTTCTCCTGATATACTGCATATCCATGCTATAGGACCTTCGTTATTTACACCACTTGCCCGTCTCTTAGGCCTCAAAGTAATCATGACAAATCACGGACCGGATTACCAAAGAAAAAAATGGGGTAAACTGGCAAGGTGTGTCCTAAAACTCAGTGAAAAGTCCGGTAGTACATGGGCTAACGATATCATATGTGTATCTGAGACTATTGCACATCATGTGAAAAGAAAATATAACAGATATGTAAACATCATTCCCAATGGGGTAACCATAACGAAAATTGCGCAAAGTAGCGCTACTCTGAAAAACTACGCTTTGACAAAGGGTCGGTATATATTATCCGTAGGCCGCTTTGTGCCTGAAAAAGGTTTCCACGACCTTATTGAAGCATTTAACCAGATTTCGACTTCCATCAGTCAGTCTCCAGGCAATACCTGGAAATTAGTTATCATCGGCTGCGCTGACCATGAGGATAGATATAGTATGCGTTTAAAAGATCAGGCAGATAAAAATAACAATATTATTTTAACAGGATTTCTGACGGGAGAATCACTACAAGAATTCTATAGTCACGCAGGGCTTTTTGTAATCCCTTCCTATTACGAAGGATTGCCTATTGTTTTACTAGAGGCTATGAGCTATGGTTTATCCTGCATTGCTTCAGATATTTCTGCCAATAAGAATGTAGAATTATCCGAGAACAGATTTTTTAAGGCAGGAGACGTTAAGGGGCTTGCTGAAAAAATACAAGAATATCTCGATAAACCCTTATGCGAGGAAGAGAAAAAAGAACAAATAACTATGATAGCAGAAAGATATAATTGGGATACCATCGCACATAAGACCGCTAATGTGTATAAGGGTATAATGAATGGTAAACGATAA
- a CDS encoding glycosyltransferase family 39 protein, translating to MIPNLFSKQRNGCMGQTGKDSISLILILLIMSVLLLRGIYDPTVSGFADAERHLMGGAFILDFLCEMPISNIYDFTTHYYARYPAISIGYHPPFFPCIEAMFNAVFGINIWSSRLAILLFALIGVSAWFKLIQRIFDTHTAFWASLLLITTPYLVQWEWYTMAEIPALSMAMLTACIFYRFLENGKPAYLYTTAITFSLTVWTKQTAVFIVLWFILYLIVRRQFTSFIKRKETWIAGIIVVLLFTPLAIITFWLGDQNIDQSIAYTKHSRLSWENLKLYFFVLVNNHLTWPFMILCGTGFGWAIWKRDNRCMYFILLIMSVYLFFTFLNAKTDRYPIFWIPAFCLFAALPIVYSQKYKICYLVHVIVLVAIVIYQISYIYKKPLFYIRGYDEAVHYILRKNQTSTIFFDGRHKNYFIYLMRVLDEKKSMYVLRGNKLLTSSSITPGHWLKIHAYSHDDIKRIFDTYGISYIVVEKEDWTGIEIHKELRSYLNSGPFRLIKEIPIETNRWQPQTLRIYQYLHAKSITEDCLELRLPSVGKTLNVSIQRD from the coding sequence ATGATACCGAACTTATTTTCTAAACAGCGTAACGGGTGCATGGGTCAAACAGGGAAAGATAGTATAAGCCTTATCTTGATTCTCCTGATAATGTCAGTTCTCTTATTGCGTGGAATTTACGACCCCACTGTTAGCGGTTTCGCAGATGCAGAACGGCATTTAATGGGTGGTGCATTCATTCTTGATTTCCTGTGTGAAATGCCAATAAGTAATATTTATGATTTTACAACCCATTATTATGCCAGATATCCTGCTATAAGTATCGGCTATCACCCCCCTTTTTTCCCCTGTATTGAAGCGATGTTTAACGCAGTATTCGGCATTAACATCTGGAGTAGTCGCTTAGCTATTTTGCTTTTTGCTCTCATTGGAGTAAGCGCCTGGTTTAAACTTATCCAGCGCATCTTCGACACGCATACTGCCTTTTGGGCATCACTATTACTCATAACGACACCTTATCTGGTTCAATGGGAATGGTACACAATGGCTGAGATTCCTGCGTTATCTATGGCCATGCTCACTGCGTGTATCTTCTATCGTTTTCTAGAAAATGGAAAACCAGCTTATCTCTATACCACGGCAATCACTTTTAGCCTCACCGTATGGACTAAACAAACAGCCGTTTTTATCGTACTATGGTTTATCCTGTATCTCATAGTCAGAAGGCAATTCACAAGCTTTATAAAACGCAAAGAGACCTGGATTGCTGGCATAATTGTGGTACTTCTGTTTACCCCTCTCGCCATAATTACCTTTTGGCTTGGAGACCAGAACATAGATCAGTCTATTGCGTATACGAAGCATTCCAGATTATCATGGGAAAATTTGAAACTCTATTTTTTTGTGCTGGTAAACAACCATTTAACCTGGCCTTTCATGATTCTCTGTGGTACAGGTTTTGGGTGGGCAATCTGGAAACGTGATAATCGTTGCATGTATTTTATCCTTTTAATTATGAGCGTATATCTTTTTTTCACATTTCTCAATGCTAAAACTGACCGGTATCCAATTTTCTGGATACCGGCCTTTTGTTTGTTCGCAGCATTACCCATAGTATATTCTCAAAAATATAAAATTTGTTACCTTGTTCATGTAATTGTTTTAGTAGCTATTGTGATTTATCAGATATCATATATTTACAAAAAACCCCTATTCTATATCAGGGGCTATGATGAAGCCGTCCATTATATACTACGAAAAAACCAGACATCTACAATCTTCTTTGATGGTCGCCACAAAAATTACTTTATCTATTTAATGCGGGTGCTGGATGAAAAAAAATCCATGTATGTGCTGCGGGGAAATAAACTTCTTACTTCTTCATCGATTACCCCAGGACATTGGCTCAAGATTCATGCCTATTCACATGATGATATTAAGAGGATTTTCGATACATATGGCATATCATATATCGTAGTAGAAAAAGAGGATTGGACAGGAATTGAAATTCATAAGGAGTTACGTTCCTACCTTAATTCCGGCCCCTTTAGATTGATAAAAGAGATTCCTATTGAAACAAACCGATGGCAGCCACAAACATTAAGAATCTATCAATATTTACATGCAAAATCTATAACTGAAGACTGTTTAGAATTGCGCCTGCCAAGCGTTGGAAAAACACTCAATGTATCCATACAACGCGATTAA
- a CDS encoding hydroxylamine oxidase, protein MIKQIFIHAFCLTLLFVYTFVYPSETFSDEGKAISLPPDLSEQTQVCIICHKNYTPGIVEDWLRSRHSKTTPEIALKKPALERRVSSETIPESLQTVVVGCYECHSQNPSAHKDNFEHFGFKINVIVSPNDCKICHSAEADQYSVSKKAYALDNLQKNPQYHSLVEAIVSTKEIQDDKIIHLNASDSTKAESCYACHGTRVTVLGMKKISSGMGDIYVPDLTNWPNQGVGRINPDESRGSCTSCHPRHSFSIEIARKPYTCSQCHIEPDVPAFNIYQESKHGNIFSSNQHEWNWNNVPWRVGKDFQAPTCATCHNSLIATPDSKVIVPRTHDFGARLWVRIFGLIYSHPQPKDGRTYSIKNKEGLSFPTSLTGELASEYLIDENEQMRRQTEMKKVCLGCHNTDWASKHFARLDDTIVETDKMVSSATQLLLKAWKEGLADASNPFDEEIEHLWIRQWLFYANSVRYASAMEGPDYAAFKNGWWELTTTLNKIRDLIQTKRK, encoded by the coding sequence ATGATAAAGCAAATATTTATTCACGCATTTTGTTTAACCTTGCTGTTTGTATATACCTTTGTATACCCATCGGAAACGTTCTCCGACGAAGGAAAGGCAATCTCCCTTCCACCCGATTTAAGCGAACAAACTCAGGTATGTATAATATGTCACAAAAATTATACCCCCGGAATAGTAGAAGACTGGCTGAGAAGCAGGCATTCAAAAACAACCCCGGAAATAGCGCTTAAAAAACCTGCACTAGAAAGAAGGGTTTCAAGCGAAACAATACCAGAATCCTTACAAACAGTAGTCGTTGGCTGTTATGAGTGCCACAGTCAGAATCCTTCTGCACACAAGGACAATTTTGAGCATTTCGGATTCAAGATCAATGTAATTGTATCTCCCAATGACTGTAAGATTTGTCATTCTGCAGAAGCCGACCAGTATTCTGTTAGCAAGAAGGCCTATGCATTGGATAATCTTCAGAAGAACCCTCAGTATCATAGCCTTGTTGAAGCAATTGTAAGTACAAAAGAGATACAAGATGATAAGATAATTCACCTCAATGCATCAGATAGCACAAAAGCAGAGAGTTGCTATGCCTGTCATGGAACCAGAGTTACCGTTCTTGGAATGAAAAAGATATCCTCCGGCATGGGTGATATATACGTTCCTGATCTTACAAATTGGCCAAATCAGGGTGTCGGAAGGATTAATCCGGATGAGAGCCGCGGCTCATGCACATCATGTCATCCAAGACACAGCTTCTCAATAGAGATAGCCAGAAAACCGTACACATGCTCCCAATGCCATATCGAACCGGATGTACCGGCCTTTAACATTTACCAGGAGAGTAAACATGGGAATATTTTCTCCTCAAACCAGCATGAATGGAATTGGAATAACGTTCCCTGGAGGGTTGGTAAAGATTTTCAGGCTCCCACATGTGCTACCTGTCATAATAGCCTCATAGCTACTCCTGACAGCAAGGTAATTGTACCAAGAACTCATGATTTCGGCGCAAGGTTGTGGGTAAGGATTTTCGGACTTATCTATTCTCATCCACAACCCAAAGATGGCAGAACCTATAGTATCAAAAATAAGGAAGGCCTATCTTTTCCCACGAGTCTTACTGGTGAATTGGCCTCCGAGTACCTTATTGATGAGAACGAACAGATGCGGCGGCAAACTGAAATGAAAAAGGTATGTCTGGGTTGCCACAATACAGATTGGGCTAGTAAACACTTTGCCAGGCTGGACGACACAATAGTTGAAACAGATAAGATGGTTTCTTCTGCTACACAATTACTTTTGAAAGCATGGAAAGAAGGATTGGCAGACGCATCGAATCCTTTTGACGAAGAAATTGAACATCTGTGGATAAGGCAATGGCTGTTCTATGCTAATTCAGTACGATACGCATCCGCTATGGAAGGACCTGACTATGCTGCATTTAAAAACGGCTGGTGGGAGTTAACAACAACCCTGAATAAAATACGGGATTTGATTCAAACAAAAAGAAAATAA
- a CDS encoding HAD-IC family P-type ATPase encodes MGNTHWYTMQADEVIRKLETNADTGLSHAEVKNRLKKYGHNQLEEKKGVSPFTLFLGQFNNFIVLILIAAAIVSGVLKEWDDALAIIAIVIINAIIGFIQEYRAEKSLAALQKLSAPFSRVTRDGEVHSIPSRDVVPGDIVLLDAGDYVPADGRLYSSYSLSTQEASLTGESTPVTKSAEPLPNPSLPIGDRKNMVFMGTSVTNGKAKCVVVTTGMHTELGKIASLIQGAGKEATPLQHKLEVFGRKLVYVCLGIVALVFFLEIWRKGPLLEAFLISVSLAVAAIPEGLPAIVTIALALGVQRMVRRHVLIRKLPSVETLGCANVICSDKTGTLTQNEMTIRKIFANGKTFDVSGTGYAPIGDFSYRGISLSETDHQTLRKVLEIGVLCNNAHLKKVDSTWKIIGDPTEGAIISAAAKADVCKEALEKKSPLISELPFDSDRKKMSTMRSMPPEFIVFTKGAPDVIVKDCTKIYVEGNVRNLTEEDIRVILDENDKMAGAALRVLGIAFKTLDHLPEKPTPDTIEKDMIFAGLVAMIDPPRPEVKDAVVTCHRACITTVMITGDHKNTARAIGEELGFLKDNLKVIDGMELDTLSDETLEKEVPKIAVYARVSAEHKIRIVRAWKKQGAVVAMTGDGVNDAPAVKEASIGISMGITGTDVTKEASDIIITDDNFASIVAAVEEGRGIYDNIKKSIHYLLSCNAGEVLTMLFASLFNLPLPLFPIQILWINIATDGLPALALGVDTVDPHIMRRQARRSTAQIIDRSLGKLIVLQGFLITFSTLLAYLYVLYGFDAAFDAFYNNWFNGKTVSYEFDGDIERARTIAFCVMVVSQLFQSFNCRNARRSLFAIGPFTNKKLLLAAGISLAMQVSIIYIPYFDTIFKVIPLEPGDWILIFGFSSFTFIIMEIIKLFMRRTEVPMGVAAAEVAKIAVDEVKSLYATIRKPIHYLLSCNAGEILAILFALVLKLPVPLFPLHILWISMVTNILPTLALSADTAGSRAINLPDRGSAKRFMDKRFFALILLQSFLIAFSTLLAYLYVLYGGIPLLLAFYNNWFTDKVIPYELHGDIAHARTIAFFVVVISQLFHSFNCRNVTHSLLRIGIFTNKKLLLAIAFSLAMQMSVIYIPYFHDIFKITLLGLEDWVAIFGFSSLTFILMEIIKCFIRKK; translated from the coding sequence ATGGGTAACACACACTGGTATACCATGCAAGCTGATGAGGTAATAAGGAAACTGGAGACTAACGCCGATACAGGCCTTAGCCATGCCGAGGTCAAAAATAGGCTCAAAAAATATGGACATAACCAATTGGAGGAAAAAAAAGGTGTATCTCCCTTTACGCTTTTTTTGGGACAATTTAATAACTTTATTGTATTAATATTGATTGCGGCCGCCATAGTTTCCGGAGTTTTAAAAGAATGGGATGATGCGTTAGCCATCATTGCTATCGTTATTATCAATGCCATTATTGGATTTATCCAGGAATACCGTGCTGAAAAATCTCTTGCAGCCTTGCAAAAGCTATCGGCGCCCTTTTCACGGGTAACACGGGATGGCGAAGTACATTCTATCCCTTCTCGGGACGTTGTACCTGGGGATATTGTTCTTCTGGATGCCGGTGACTATGTCCCTGCCGATGGAAGATTATACTCTTCCTATAGTTTAAGTACTCAGGAAGCATCCCTTACTGGAGAATCAACACCGGTCACCAAGTCTGCAGAACCCCTTCCCAACCCCTCTCTGCCTATTGGGGATAGAAAAAATATGGTGTTTATGGGCACCTCGGTAACGAATGGGAAAGCCAAATGCGTTGTTGTAACAACGGGGATGCATACCGAATTGGGTAAAATTGCAAGTCTCATTCAGGGGGCAGGAAAGGAGGCAACCCCCCTCCAGCATAAGCTTGAAGTATTTGGAAGAAAGTTAGTGTATGTATGTTTAGGGATCGTAGCCCTCGTCTTCTTTTTAGAGATATGGAGGAAAGGTCCGTTACTGGAGGCTTTCCTCATATCAGTCAGCCTTGCCGTTGCTGCTATTCCCGAAGGCCTCCCTGCCATAGTAACAATAGCTTTAGCGCTGGGGGTACAGCGTATGGTAAGGCGGCATGTATTAATCCGTAAATTACCTTCGGTGGAGACACTGGGCTGTGCTAATGTCATTTGCTCAGACAAAACAGGTACGCTAACTCAAAATGAAATGACCATCAGGAAGATATTTGCCAATGGTAAAACCTTTGATGTTTCGGGAACAGGATATGCTCCGATAGGAGACTTCTCCTATCGGGGCATATCCCTTTCAGAAACTGACCATCAAACACTCAGGAAGGTCCTTGAAATTGGTGTATTGTGTAATAATGCCCATCTTAAAAAAGTAGATAGCACGTGGAAAATCATTGGCGATCCTACAGAGGGCGCTATTATTAGCGCTGCAGCTAAGGCAGATGTTTGTAAAGAAGCACTGGAAAAAAAATCTCCCCTGATATCAGAGCTTCCCTTCGATTCCGACCGGAAAAAAATGTCAACGATGAGAAGTATGCCACCTGAGTTTATTGTTTTTACCAAAGGAGCTCCGGATGTTATCGTAAAGGATTGCACAAAGATCTATGTCGAAGGGAACGTAAGGAATTTAACAGAAGAGGATATCCGTGTTATCCTGGATGAAAACGACAAGATGGCCGGAGCTGCCTTACGCGTTCTTGGTATAGCATTCAAGACACTTGATCACCTGCCTGAGAAACCAACCCCTGATACGATTGAAAAGGATATGATCTTTGCCGGACTTGTAGCTATGATTGACCCTCCCAGGCCAGAAGTCAAAGATGCTGTTGTCACCTGCCACAGGGCATGTATAACAACGGTTATGATTACGGGAGACCATAAGAATACTGCACGTGCAATCGGAGAAGAATTGGGATTTTTGAAAGACAACTTAAAGGTTATCGATGGAATGGAATTAGATACCCTCTCTGATGAAACCTTAGAAAAAGAAGTGCCAAAGATAGCCGTGTATGCACGAGTCTCTGCTGAGCATAAGATCCGGATCGTAAGGGCGTGGAAGAAACAAGGCGCCGTTGTTGCTATGACCGGAGATGGGGTAAATGACGCCCCTGCTGTGAAAGAGGCAAGTATCGGTATCTCTATGGGTATTACCGGTACGGATGTTACTAAAGAGGCATCTGATATTATTATAACCGATGACAATTTTGCATCTATCGTAGCAGCTGTTGAAGAAGGAAGAGGCATCTATGATAACATTAAAAAGTCTATCCACTACTTGCTTTCCTGTAATGCCGGTGAAGTATTGACTATGCTCTTCGCCTCCTTATTCAATCTCCCTCTCCCCCTATTTCCAATCCAGATATTATGGATCAACATTGCAACCGATGGATTACCGGCATTAGCATTAGGTGTAGATACCGTAGATCCGCATATTATGAGAAGGCAAGCCAGAAGATCAACAGCACAAATCATAGACAGAAGTCTTGGTAAATTAATTGTATTACAAGGCTTCCTCATAACATTCAGTACCCTCCTGGCGTATCTCTATGTATTGTATGGATTTGATGCGGCATTCGATGCATTCTATAATAACTGGTTTAACGGTAAAACAGTATCCTACGAATTCGACGGTGATATTGAGCGGGCCAGAACGATTGCCTTCTGTGTCATGGTTGTCTCACAACTATTTCAATCATTTAACTGCAGGAACGCAAGACGTTCATTATTCGCAATCGGGCCTTTTACCAACAAAAAACTTCTTCTGGCAGCTGGAATTTCATTAGCCATGCAAGTGAGTATTATCTATATCCCTTATTTTGATACTATTTTTAAGGTGATACCTTTGGAACCCGGAGATTGGATTTTAATCTTTGGATTTTCCTCTTTTACGTTCATTATTATGGAAATAATAAAACTCTTTATGAGAAGAACAGAAGTACCTATGGGTGTTGCAGCTGCCGAAGTGGCAAAAATAGCTGTTGATGAAGTAAAGAGTTTGTATGCTACCATACGAAAGCCTATCCACTACTTGCTTTCCTGCAATGCGGGCGAGATTCTGGCTATACTCTTTGCCTTAGTTCTCAAACTCCCGGTACCATTATTTCCCTTGCACATACTATGGATAAGCATGGTAACAAATATATTACCGACATTGGCATTAAGTGCTGATACAGCAGGTTCCCGTGCCATAAATCTGCCAGACAGAGGCTCAGCAAAACGATTCATGGATAAAAGATTTTTTGCATTGATCCTATTACAGAGTTTTCTTATAGCATTCAGCACCCTTTTGGCTTATCTCTATGTGTTGTATGGAGGCATTCCATTACTTCTCGCATTCTACAATAATTGGTTTACCGACAAAGTAATACCTTACGAATTACATGGTGATATTGCACACGCCAGAACGATTGCCTTCTTTGTTGTAGTTATTTCACAGTTGTTTCATTCATTTAACTGCAGAAATGTTACTCACTCGCTCTTGAGAATCGGTATTTTTACCAATAAAAAACTGTTATTGGCAATTGCATTTTCGTTAGCTATGCAGATGTCTGTTATCTACATCCCTTACTTTCATGATATCTTCAAGATAACCTTATTAGGATTAGAAGATTGGGTAGCCATCTTCGGATTTTCTTCTCTTACATTCATTCTTATGGAAATAATAAAATGTTTTATAAGGAAGAAATAG
- a CDS encoding YHS domain-containing protein has protein sequence MNTILRRALIPVFIIVFGGAYMSTVTWAYGIYEAESKQNCYESNGYIIQTKAGMESEESGAAKDPVCNMEVSNIKKAPSEEHNGETYYFCSEQCKKTFKKDPDSYTQTETTPQRKSGGY, from the coding sequence ATGAATACTATCTTACGAAGAGCTTTAATACCGGTTTTTATTATAGTTTTCGGTGGCGCTTATATGAGTACGGTTACATGGGCATACGGGATTTATGAAGCTGAGAGTAAACAGAACTGCTATGAGTCAAATGGATACATAATTCAAACAAAAGCAGGGATGGAAAGTGAAGAAAGCGGGGCTGCTAAAGATCCTGTATGTAATATGGAAGTAAGCAATATAAAAAAGGCGCCGTCAGAAGAGCATAACGGAGAAACTTACTATTTCTGTTCAGAACAGTGCAAGAAAACATTCAAAAAAGATCCTGACTCCTATACACAAACAGAAACCACACCGCAACGTAAAAGTGGCGGGTATTAA